Part of the Nisaea sediminum genome is shown below.
GCTCGCGCCGGTCGAACGGCTTGGTGAGATAATCGTCGGCACCGAATCCGAGGCCTTTGATCTTGTTGTCCATTTCGGACAGGCCGGAGAGAATCAGGATCGGCGTCTCGACCTTCGAGCTGCGCAGACGGCGGAGGACCTCATACCCGTCGAGGTCCGGCAGCATCAGGTCGAGCAGGATGATGTCGTAATCGTACAGGCGGCCGATTTCCAGACCGTCCTCTCCGTGCTCGGTAACGTCGACGACAAAACCTTCGGACTTCAGCATCAGTTCGATGCTTTGCGCGGTCGCGGTATCGTCTTCTACCAGGAGTACTCGCATGGGACCCTCCCTAATTTTTGCTCATTATAAACGTTAACGCCGTTAGATAAACAAACGGTTAACCTATGGCTCCGCCCGTCGAAAACGTGCCAGAAGGCCAGGTTGATGATAGACTTTATTAACTAGATGGCGAACGGCCTGCGGAAAGGCCTTTTTTCTCTGCTGGAGAGCGTCAAGTGGCGACTGCCCTCGGAAATCTCGCATCCGAAATCGACAAGATTGCCGAGTTCCGGCTCTACGGCCGGGTGACTGCCGTTCTGGGAATGATGGTCGAGGTCGGCGGCGTCGACCGCGCACTTTCGATCGGGGACCGTCTGCATCTCCAGGCGCGGAGCGGGACGCGGGTGAGCTGCGAGATCGTCGGCTTCAAGGACGGTCGCGCCCTTGCGATGCCGTTCGGGTCGTTGGACGGCATCGGCATCGGCAGCCGCGCGGAAATCTCCGATGCTGCCCCCGTGATCTTTCCGCACGAGGGCTGGCTCGGCAGGGTCGTGAATGCCATGGGCGAGCCGGTGGACGGCAAGGGCCCGCTCGGTGACGGTCCGAAAGGCTGCCCGGTGAAGACGCCTCCGCCGCCGGCCCATGCCCGTCAGCGGGTCGGGGAGAAGCTCGATCTCGGGGTTCGCGCGATCAACACCTTCATCTCGGTCTGCAAGGGCCAGCGTATGGGCATCTTCGCCGGTTCCGGGGTCGGCAAGTCGATGCTGATGTCGATGATCGCCCGCTTCACCCAGAGCGAGGTGAACGTGATCGGGCTGATCGGCGAGCGCGGGCGCGAGGTGCAGGAATTCATCCAGGATTACCTCGGCGAGGAAGGCCTTGCCCGCAGCGTCGTGGTGGTCGCGACCTCGGACGAATCGCCTCTTATGCGGCGACAGGCGGCGCACCTGACCCTTGCGGTCGCGGAATATTTCCGCGACGAGGGCAAGACCGTCATGTGCATGATGGACAGCGTGACCCGTTTCGCTATGGCGCAGCGCGAGATTGGCCTTGCGACGGGTGAACCGCCCGCTTCGAAGGGCTATACGCCAACCGTTTTCGCCGAGCTGCCGAAACTGTTGGAACGGGCGGGTCCGGGTACGGGCGAGGGGACGATCACCGGCCTTTTCACTGTGCTGGTCGAGGGCGACGATCACAACGAGCCGATCTCCGACGCCGTGCGCGGGATCATCGACGGACATATCGTGCTGGATCGCGGGATCGCGGACCGCGGGCGCTATCCCGCCATCAACGTGCTCCGAAGCGTGTCGCGGACCATGCCGGACTGCAACACGGCCGAGGAAAACGCGCTGGTGCGGCGTGCTCGGTCCCTCATGGCGACCTACGAGAACATGGCGGACATGATTCGGCTCGGCGCCTATCGCCGAGGCAGCGACCCGGAAGTTGACGAGGCAATCCTCTATCATGACTCCCTCGAGCGATTTCTCTCGCAAGACAAGAACGAGGCTGCGACGCTCGAGGCCGGATACGATCAGCTCGATGCGATCCTCTCGATGATCGGCGACGCGTCTCCCGTACCGGAAGACGAAGACGATTAGGATGAGCCGTGAGCCAGTTCGAACAACTCGTCCGCCTCAGAACCTGGGAACTTGACGAAAAGCGCCGCGCGATGGGCGCTCTGCTTGCGGAGGAAGCTGCGCTCCTTGCGGAATCCGAGGCTATGGAGCGAGAGTTCGAGAGGGAAAAGCAGGCCGCCGGCGCTTCTCTGGAAGCGCGCCGGACACTTGAAGGCTACATGGTGCATTTCAAGCAGCGCGAACAAGCCCTTGCCGGACGTATCGCGGCGAAGCGCACGGAGATCGATGCCGCCAACGAGGAGGTCCTCGACGCCTACCAGGAACTCCGCAAGGCCGAAGCGGCCGAGGAACAGCATGCCGCCCGGGAAGCGGAGCGGGTCGCCCGGCTTGAGCAGATGGAACTCGACGAGATTGCGCTCAACATCATGAAGCGGCGCGAAAGGTAGCGCTTCGGGAGCGCTCCAGCCGTCTACGCATAGACGTCCGGCCCCTGCCGTCCGTCCGGCATCAGTTCGGCGAGCGGAAGCGGGGGGAACTCCTTCTGCACCTTGAAGCTGACCGCACCCTCCATCCCCGTCCGGGCAGCCGTCGTCTCGAAGATATCGATGATGTCCGCCCGCATCTGCGACGGCAGTGCGTGTCTGGTCCGGATCAGGAGGGAGAGCGACTTCTTCGCAACCGAGCCGTCGATCTGGAACGGTCCGAGGCCGCTCAGAGCAAGGTCGACGATGAATCGGGTTTCACTGTCCTGTGCGCTTTCCTCGCTTTCCTCGCCATCGCGCTTCTTCCTGTCGTCCCTCGGCTGGAACGGAGCCGGAAGGATGAAGAGCCGCAGTTGCTCCAGCATATCGTTGTTCTGCATCGGCATGAAGAAGGCGCG
Proteins encoded:
- the fliI gene encoding flagellar protein export ATPase FliI, with the protein product MATALGNLASEIDKIAEFRLYGRVTAVLGMMVEVGGVDRALSIGDRLHLQARSGTRVSCEIVGFKDGRALAMPFGSLDGIGIGSRAEISDAAPVIFPHEGWLGRVVNAMGEPVDGKGPLGDGPKGCPVKTPPPPAHARQRVGEKLDLGVRAINTFISVCKGQRMGIFAGSGVGKSMLMSMIARFTQSEVNVIGLIGERGREVQEFIQDYLGEEGLARSVVVVATSDESPLMRRQAAHLTLAVAEYFRDEGKTVMCMMDSVTRFAMAQREIGLATGEPPASKGYTPTVFAELPKLLERAGPGTGEGTITGLFTVLVEGDDHNEPISDAVRGIIDGHIVLDRGIADRGRYPAINVLRSVSRTMPDCNTAEENALVRRARSLMATYENMADMIRLGAYRRGSDPEVDEAILYHDSLERFLSQDKNEAATLEAGYDQLDAILSMIGDASPVPEDEDD